In the genome of Hoplias malabaricus isolate fHopMal1 unplaced genomic scaffold, fHopMal1.hap1 scaffold_172, whole genome shotgun sequence, the window CATGGAATGCCTTCCTAATGCATCTTTGACAAGCGTTTCTTGATGACACGGTTCATTCTTTCTGTCTGACCTGAGGTTTGAGGATGGTAAGGACAGTGAAGTACCCAACGGATATTCATCATTCTACTTACTTCACTACATACCACGCCTGTGAAATGTAATCCTTAATCAGAATCAATTTTGTCCGGAAGGCCCCATCTTGGTATGATGTCTTTCACCACCACCTTCACTGTGTGAGTTGCCGTTCCCCGTCCTGTTGGAAAACATTCCACATATCTCGAGAACTTGTCCACAACCACTAAGATATCTTGAAACCTTCCACATTTTGGCAGAGTGATGTAATCCATTTGAAGGTGTCTGAATGGACCAGGAGGAGCAGTTGATCCCTCAGCAGGAGTTTTTACTCTTGTGCCAGTATTGCTTTTCTCACATGTCGCACAGCTTTGAAGAACATAACATGCTAGTGCTCTAAACTTTGGGTTCCACCAGACTTAATTGAACCGTTGAGTCATTTTGTCAACCAAAACATGTCCCAGCGAGTGAATCTGAGTTGCTAGGTTGGGAAGCAGACATTTTGGAGCCACTAGACGTGTCCCATGTAGTCAGATGGCATCTTTATGCAACTTGACGCCATTCTCCATCCAGCTCCAGACCTCCTCTCTTGAAGCATCCTGTTGCATCTGTTTGATATCAGAAATGGCTCGAACTTCCTTGTCTTGTTCGAGTTTAAGATGTCAGACTTTGGTATTGACTTTGTTCGTGTTTCCATTGTCATTGCCGCCATGTTCCTTGTTGGCGTCTCCCTCTCTGGCAGCGAGTTTTGCAGCGGCATCTGCTAGTGCATTTCCTCAAGCTGTAGatgtattttcttttgtgtgtgcttTAATCTTTAAGATTGTGACTTTCCAAACACTCATTTGATGTCTTCTAATCCCCAACTCCCATCTTCTTTCTGATTGATGGTgtatttattatgaattttttCACATTGCTCTTTCAAGCCAAACCTTGCATCAAAATACTGGCTTATACATTCAAGCATCTCATCTATTGAAACTTCTGGAGGTGCAGAATCATGTTTCTCAGTAGTTGGTCCTTCAACAACTTCAGAAATTTTGTTTCTTGCATTTCAACTCTGCCCTGCTCCATTATAGTtaacacaaagacaaacacacacaaagtgagaGTCAAAAATGGAGGGTGAAAGATAAGACTTGCTGAGAGAGACTAGAAGGCCGTTTAAACCGATAAGATGTGCAGCACAGATGAATTTAGCCCCCCTTTTCTCTACACCACTGAGACAAAACACTGAGACAAAACACACTGGAATAATTTGGCAAACGCCACGACAAACAGAAAAAGGCTtatgtatttacaaagaaagtAGGCCTAAATTTTTACAAGTATTATACTCAAGTCATTTCCAGCGCCCCATGTGAGGAAGAAAACCACAGTTACAGCTTTCACGTAGAACAGCAGCCTTAGTCAAATTACCACTTTCACATTGAACAGCCGCCATAACTAAATTATATTCACTTTGAAATCATGCCAACCTCTAAGCTGTTAATCAATCCTTGGGATAACCATTTAGCAATATTTTTCAAACCTCCTAAGAGTTGATAAAGCTTAGGATAACTCATGTCTACAATCTTACTCCAAAAACCTCATTAACCTCATAATATGTAGTTAATGAAGCATCAAATAAGTTTTAATAATTAAgcattatttgattatttaccTTCAGCAAGGATAGCACCATTCAACTCACCAATGTTTGGATGGATGTTTCTGTTTATGGGCCCTTTGTCTCACACAGCACAGCAGGTGTGGAAGTCGGCACAGCTTGCGGCTCAAACTTGACTTTGGACTTTTTCAGAAGATGAATCTTGATTGATGTAAAGGCTCCTAGCTCTGCCTCGGCCAGTTGTTGGATTGAGGTTGTTGGATACAGAGATGTTTCTTGGTCATGACTTGGTTACTCTCTCCCTCCGTTAGTGGGAGCAAACACGTATTATAGAAAATTTTATCACCCTCAATTTTTCCATTAACACTTTTCCCCCCATAAGCATCAAGGTTATAAACCGATGATACACAGGCAGAGAAGAGACAAACAACTGTGAAAGAGTTCACAGTAACCTAAAACAAAGTATAACAGAATCCGAATAAAATAAGGAATGAATATGAAATTAATCTCTTTCCAACATTTCAGAGGTTATCCACACGCTTCTGGCTCTCTGCTCAACCCTGGTCATCACAAGAGGAACTCCTGAGATATGAACAAACACTGCTTCCAATTGATATAAAGTGTCTATAAAAACTATCCTTTTATACATTGAAAAGACATCAGACACCAGTGTAAATACTGGTGATGGGCCCAGTGTTACAGAAGGAGTACAGTAGTGCAGTTTACACAAATAAGAGCCTAATAGAAACTACAAATATTGGAGGATCAATATGGGCACAAAGCatcatgggaaatgtagttctaCATTATGAAGATGTATTAGTCAGACAATGTAAACTCATATATCCTGATTAACATGAGATATGGGGGCTAGGGGTCAAAATGTTGCTGGTTCTGTCCCCAGGACTAGCAGGACAAAATGGGCAGTTGGGGGATATGGCAGTAATGAAACAGTGccttctcctccctcaatatccacGGTTAAAGTGCCCTTCATCAATGCACCTAATCCCCATCGGCTGCcctggcgtgtgtgtgtgtgtgtgtgtgtgtgtgtgtgtgtgtgtgtggaagagcTTCTTCCCTTGTAGCTTCACTTCACTGTTTACTACTAGTCTTAGCCCTCACTAATGAAGTTTGTTCTAACCCTCAGAAGCTGACCAGAGAGACTCTTGGTTGAGGACTCTTTGAGTAAATTGACACCCGGTGACATAGTGATGACACTTGTGTGCAATAACaccagcaacacacacagacacttgttGTGTTACTGCTATGCTAAGAATGGGCGTCCAGCCCATGTTTTGTTTCCATGGATGGTGGACTCTAGTACTGGGGTTGGACAGTGTGTAACTTTTCTTTTAGGTGGTTCTTCAATAAAGGTCTCAAAAGCATGAAAACCCAGGCTGAGTCCAGTCTTATTCGGGCAAAAGGACAACACTGATACACTCCCACAGTCACCCCTTACCTCCATtgtgtttaattaataataaaacaaattattcaCCTTGTTCTTGTCCTCCAGTTTATTAAGTATTAAAAAATAAGTTAGTGTCCTCTCCTCTGGGGCTTGCCGAAGCCCACTACACACTGATTGTAGGAAATGATACGACATGAGTCACATTAGGGGAAGTGGTGAAATAGCGGAGCAAATATACACTGATCTGAAACTATATACACAGCATTATCACCATAGTAACCAGCATGTGACTCCCTTCTCTGTGGTCTGCTGCTCCTCACACTTTCTTAGATCATTTACACCCATTTTTGTAATTGTCAGGACTctgctgctgtgacactgatgtggtgttagtgtgtgttgggttaGTGTACTCCTACTGgcgtaacacacactaacacactacaactacatctgtgtccactgcagcgctgagaatgatcctctgcccacatcatacctgctctgtgaggctCCTGAGCACTGAGGGATGGGGTGAAAgggggttaacaaagtatgcactgggacagatgaactacaaaggactacaaaatgctcctgagAGTGTTTTATCAACCACTGCCCATAAACAATAGTGCCCACACTGTGCATGGGTTAACGTAATATTAGACACGGGAGTCAGTGTAGGTTTctagaaagagagaatgagactgGACAACAGTAGTAGTGTGTGGTCAGAGTAGTTCTGACATTTCACCTCCATTAGTCTGAGCTGCTCATATGTGTGAGTTAATGCACGTGTTAATGATGTGTTCATTGATGtgggagagagataaagagagagaaatagaaagaaaaaaatgaatgtgtgtgagagagcaaagTGTAAGAGGAAATGGTGGTGGTTGAAACCTCATCATAGTTTCAGCAGTGAGGAGAGCAGAAAGCAGAAGCAACAAAGTACAGAACAAGAAACGGAAAGTTTCGGACACTGAGTCCAGCATGTGGACACTCGTACTCCTTCTGTCTGGGTTCTTAACAGGTGAGTTTCATACTGCACttcatttataaattatatttctatatatatatatatttcaatatcATTTACCACTATAACTACCACTACATATTTACCACCGCTACTTTTACTAttgctactgctactgctacagCTATCTCTACCACTACTAATTTCCTGTTCTAACACTACTAAATACTACTATATTACTAATAATTGTGTGTGGCCTAGATATTCACCAAATTTTGGAGACCAAAATAAGTTTACACAGAGCAATCACCGGATTAGGAGCaccttccttgtttctacacttatacACCCTTTCATTCTATTCTTCAAAGctcaggaccccacagagcaggtgtgatgaggtggtggatcattctcagcactgcagtgacactgatggggaggtggtgtgttagtgtgtgttgtgctagtgtGAGTGGAtcggacacagcagtgctgctatatttttaaaccctgtgtccactcactgtccattctgttcGTTATTGCAGAACAGTGCTCCTGcatgagctgagagaatggacaatgagggTACAAATAAGGAAGGTTGTCCCGGGAATTGAACAGGAGACCCTCCGGCCTCAAGTttgcttctctaacctcaagccAATGGCTGCCTCTTGGAGTGCACTGTTATTCAGACAGCCTAGACAGACTGTGTGATGTTCTCAGATGTGTTCAGTAAACAATGGGATCAGAGTTGGTCAAGTTTCATCCCTAGTGTTTTGGAGCATACATAGTTAATTTCAAGTTTCATAAATACGTTAAGCTGCAATAACCCTCTTCTAAAGCTATCTACACAGTGCATTTACTGTTGTCATGGCAACCACTGTGTGACTTGTACCTTCACTTTAAAGTAGGGTTTTTATTAAGATTAAACTGTAATGTCTAATACAAAACTGTACATAGCTGTGAGAGTGTCAGTGAGTGGTtggtatatgtttgtgtgtttgtttgttgcacTCAGTGTTTGGCTCATGTTTATTGTTGTGGATTGTGTTTTACAGCTGGAGTCAATGCTGTTAGAACTGTAACTGGACTCAGAGGACACTCAGTTCAGATTCACTGTCCCTATGACTCTGGATATGAATCCAACACAAAGTATCTCTGCAGAGGGGAATGTTCTACTTTACTCTGGAGTACTAAAGACATTCCTGTTGACTCTGGATCTGCTAAAGATCAGAGATTCTCTCTGAAAGACGACACAGTGAACAGAGTCTTCAACATCACCATCACTGACCTGAGAACAGAGGATGCAGGAAAGTACTGGTGTGGGATAGGGAGAGCTTTACCATTACGTGATGACTACACTGAGATTACGTTACTGGTgaaactgggtgagtgatttACAGCTTTAGGAATACTGTCATATTCTGGCCCCAATTGAATGAttagttttgttgattttatgagtaatatatttctttattatgttaacctcagcacaaacacaaagtgtGACACAATTCTGTTCCCTTACACTCAGACAAAATGGAACTGTACAGATACAGCAGtgatgttaaagtccagttgtgttccctacaTTCCTTACAggtacattatattctcttctccaaaaggagagggagatatctgtaatctttcattataccactgtggagaataaaagagcagaataaaagtcctggagatgaaacaagGCTAatgaaattaacaaaaaaatcttcTGTTCACACAGAGGAATCTGGAGCCCAAATACAGGAGACAGTGAATGTATAGGCTTTGTAAATAGAACAGAATTCAGTGCAGTGAAAATGTCTGAGACTGATCTGATTTTACTGTTCTCATTGTTCAGATAACTTCAATAATACTACAGTCCTTGCAAGTTATCCTCCATCAGCTCACACACTGTCTACAGCTGTCTTTACTGCTCCATCTACAGGTATGTACTTTGTTTAATGACcatccatcattcattcattatctgtaaccatttatccagttcagggtcctggtGTGTCCTGAGcgtggagggggctccagtccttcacagggcaagacacacacacacattcacatacacctacaaacactatttgagtcgccaatcaacctaacaacgtgtgtttttggactgtgggaggaaaccgaaacacctggaggaaacccacacagacacagggagaatacaccaaactcctaacagacagtcactcggagtgggacttgaacccacaacgtccaggtgtgactgcaacactacctgttgcaccaccgtgctgcccaccaTCCATCAGAAAGACCATAAATACCACTCACTTTCCATTGTTAACCATTCAGCTGTAACGTATTCAGCCCCAGTTTCACAGTTTCAGGGACACACTGGAAGACAAGGGGATGTGTGACTGCAGAGTGGGATCTGTGTTATTCTGAAAGACAGCTCTGTgaattatttctctctctctctctctctctctgtctctctctcccaaagGACAGCAAAGGACTTCTACCCCAAATGTCCCACACTCAACCTCATCCAGTACCACCCACAATGACAAAACTGGACCATCAGGTAGGTGCTTTGCTTTTTCACACTTCCCTAATATCATCTGTTTCACACCTCACAGTGAATATTGTCATAATTAAACATGTTAACATCCCTGCTGAATTAAACAGAAAGACTAGGCAGCTGTGGATTTGAGGAGTGGGCTTAGGACCAAAGGGCTGACCCAAAGGGGTGGGGAGAGTGGAGGAAAAGAACTTTTCCCTCTCTCAAGATCTAAAGCTAATATGTGCTCCAATTTggctgtctgactgtgtgtgtgtgtgtgtatttgtgtttgctgttatgggtgagttaaatttgTAGTCTTAATTTCCTTATGGTCATTAATAATGTTCTTCTACAAAATGTGTCACAGGGCACAAACTGAATTTTCTGCTGttgatttttctctcttctgtatTGTTTAATAATGGCACTTAAGTAGATAAGTAAAGTGTTAGGCATCTTGCTCAAGGATGCCTACTGGTTCAGTGAAGTGTGTTTACCCAAGCAGGGTATCAAACCTAGTCAATGCTATTCCAAACAGACTAGGTGTGATAAAATCTAAAATGTACTGAAAGGTTCATGTCATTAAAAAGGTCATAAAAGGTCCAGTGAGTGGAGGTTGGGGTTTCCAgtaaagtgaccagtgtgtATTGTGATGTGATGCGATGATTGTCTCTGAAAGTATCCTATgtagcaaaaaacaaacaaaaaatttgtTGCCATGGTCATGGTGGTTTTCACTACTTCCTGCC includes:
- the LOC136682481 gene encoding CMRF35-like molecule 3, which gives rise to MWTLVLLLSGFLTAGVNAVRTVTGLRGHSVQIHCPYDSGYESNTKYLCRGECSTLLWSTKDIPVDSGSAKDQRFSLKDDTVNRVFNITITDLRTEDAGKYWCGIGRALPLRDDYTEITLLVKLDNFNNTTVLASYPPSAHTLSTAVFTAPSTGQQRTSTPNVPHSTSSSTTHNDKTGPSDPVMYISVGLAFVMIVLLVAMTALYKQKRSTKRTKDKSIPLSAVPADPEMGDRIYQEIEEREQKPGEDSTNSPLYSTIEPPDLFIYNTPTPSQQGPQQSLSSTVYSTVNSTKHSAGNSTIYSAVRVPK